In the genome of Chloroflexota bacterium, one region contains:
- a CDS encoding DUF262 domain-containing protein, whose amino-acid sequence MNVASFDTTKRLVEGLLEEVGNGKTQLPDFQRGWVWDDHHIRDLIASVSLSFPIGAVMTLETGGPDVNFKPRPIEGADESLREVSPDLLVLDGQQRLTSLFQSLKTGKPVATRDTKDNEISRWYYLDMKKCLDDDVDREEAVLSVPEDRKVKTFRGEVTLDLSTPENEYANDIFPLRYIFNEGVWMKGYIEYWQLNADKWSLYQEFNERVIKRFGQYQVPVIELDKETPKEAVCIVFEKVNQGGVSLTVFELLTASFAADDFQLREDWENREERLRNAHPVLSGMENTLFLQALTLLATKARGNTISCRRRDILRLRTDEYKEWANKTEQGFMEAAKFLHGQKIFNNRDLPYRTQLVPLAAILADLENVANTEGARQKIARWFWCGILGEMYGGTTETRFSQDLIDVTNWVHGESELPRTIQDANFQANRLLTLRTRNSAAYKGIHALLMRDGSRDFLSGIPIEDTTFFDESVDIHHIFPRNWCARQGIGSSLFNSIVNKTAISARTNRSIGGRAPSLYLPTLERNAKVSPEVMDEILESHRIPAWTLRLDDFNRFFADRAEGLLERIESAMGKQIAREEGIFRQEERDDDFDINAVIDNGESVRIEFKSSLRMNLHTNKTDKRMELAALKTLAAFLNSDGGSLLIGVADDHEPVGIQIDGFPNEDRMNLHLGNIVNRTMGALAMQHIDISFQDFRGVRIMVLTCERSNHPVFVKDGNEEVFYIRSGAATQSLSIKDAHTYINDRF is encoded by the coding sequence ATGAATGTAGCCAGTTTCGACACTACAAAGCGGCTCGTTGAAGGCTTGCTTGAAGAAGTTGGAAACGGGAAGACACAACTTCCAGACTTCCAACGCGGATGGGTTTGGGATGACCATCATATTCGCGACCTCATAGCCAGTGTGTCACTGTCATTCCCTATCGGAGCTGTAATGACTCTGGAAACGGGTGGACCCGATGTCAACTTCAAGCCACGTCCGATTGAAGGAGCCGACGAATCACTCCGAGAGGTGAGCCCCGACCTTCTGGTGCTTGACGGTCAGCAACGGCTGACTTCCTTATTCCAATCCTTGAAAACGGGGAAACCCGTCGCGACTAGAGATACAAAGGACAACGAAATTAGTCGTTGGTACTACCTAGATATGAAAAAGTGCCTTGACGACGACGTTGACCGCGAAGAGGCAGTTCTATCCGTCCCTGAAGATAGGAAGGTGAAGACATTCCGAGGTGAAGTAACCCTGGACCTCTCCACGCCTGAAAACGAATATGCCAACGATATTTTCCCGTTGAGGTATATCTTCAACGAAGGGGTGTGGATGAAAGGTTACATTGAGTATTGGCAATTGAATGCCGATAAGTGGAGTTTGTATCAAGAGTTCAATGAACGTGTCATAAAGCGATTCGGACAGTATCAAGTGCCAGTGATTGAACTCGACAAAGAAACGCCAAAGGAAGCCGTTTGTATCGTCTTTGAGAAAGTGAATCAAGGCGGTGTCTCGCTCACCGTTTTTGAACTTCTTACTGCGTCTTTCGCCGCCGATGATTTTCAACTCCGCGAAGATTGGGAGAATCGTGAAGAACGACTTCGGAACGCCCACCCCGTACTGAGCGGTATGGAAAACACGCTTTTCTTGCAGGCGCTCACATTGCTTGCTACGAAAGCTAGGGGCAATACCATCAGTTGCAGACGGCGGGACATCCTGCGTCTGAGAACGGATGAATACAAAGAATGGGCTAACAAGACCGAACAGGGCTTTATGGAAGCCGCAAAGTTCTTGCATGGGCAGAAGATTTTCAACAACCGAGACCTGCCTTATCGAACGCAACTCGTTCCTCTCGCCGCTATTTTGGCGGATTTGGAGAATGTAGCCAATACTGAAGGTGCGCGACAGAAGATCGCCCGTTGGTTCTGGTGCGGTATTCTTGGTGAGATGTATGGCGGCACGACAGAAACAAGGTTTTCTCAAGACCTAATAGACGTGACCAACTGGGTGCATGGAGAGTCTGAATTGCCGCGCACAATTCAGGACGCCAATTTTCAGGCGAACCGTCTGCTCACGCTTCGGACACGCAATAGCGCTGCGTACAAGGGAATACATGCGCTGCTTATGCGTGACGGCAGCCGGGACTTTCTATCGGGCATCCCTATTGAGGATACGACTTTCTTCGACGAAAGTGTGGACATACACCACATATTTCCTAGAAACTGGTGTGCTCGCCAAGGCATTGGTTCCTCGCTCTTCAACAGCATCGTCAATAAGACGGCAATCTCCGCAAGGACGAATCGCAGCATAGGTGGAAGAGCGCCATCTCTGTATCTCCCTACACTCGAAAGAAACGCAAAAGTCTCTCCTGAAGTTATGGATGAGATACTGGAATCTCACCGAATTCCTGCCTGGACCCTGCGCCTCGATGATTTCAATAGGTTCTTTGCGGACCGTGCCGAAGGGCTGCTTGAACGAATTGAGTCAGCAATGGGCAAACAGATAGCGCGTGAAGAAGGGATATTCAGACAGGAAGAACGCGACGATGATTTTGACATCAATGCTGTCATAGACAACGGTGAATCTGTAAGAATCGAGTTCAAGTCTTCGTTGCGAATGAACTTACACACTAACAAGACTGATAAGCGAATGGAACTCGCCGCGCTCAAAACTTTGGCCGCTTTCTTGAACTCCGACGGCGGATCTTTGTTGATTGGCGTCGCGGATGACCATGAACCTGTTGGCATTCAAATTGACGGTTTCCCTAATGAAGATAGGATGAATTTACACCTCGGAAACATCGTCAATCGCACTATGGGCGCTTTGGCGATGCAGCACATCGACATCTCCTTTCAAGATTTCAGAGGTGTGCGAATAATGGTGTTAACCTGTGAGCGTTCAAATCACCCTGTCTTCGTAAAGGACGGGAACGAAGAGGTTTTCTATATTCGCTCTGGAGCGGCAACACAATCTCTATCCATAAAAGACGCTCACACATACATCAACGACCGTTTCTAA
- the trpS gene encoding tryptophan--tRNA ligase, whose amino-acid sequence MTTQTKTTIAAPAPITAGKRRVFSGIQPSGEVQLGNYLGAIKGWVERQEEKINFFCLVDLHAITVYQDPDELRNQTRSLAAVLFAAGLHPDKSTVFVQSHVAAHAESCWVLNCVTPMGWLERMTQFKDKSSRQESVSAGLFDYPVLMAGDILLYDSHEVPVGDDQRQHVELARDIAIRFNRIYGDTFVVPEPMIPEIGARVMGMNDPTVKMSKSYAHIRGHAVRMLDEPKEIERTIKRAVTDSGSDIVFSDDPEKAGVNNLLGIYKVITDKSQADVVSDFADARGYGDLKSRVAEVVIDALAPIQQRYYEFMDDPAELDRMLARGAESAAAVATPKMDELKRRVGFVLPPPQ is encoded by the coding sequence ATGACAACTCAAACGAAAACGACAATCGCAGCCCCAGCACCGATCACTGCCGGAAAGCGGCGCGTGTTCAGCGGCATACAGCCATCCGGCGAGGTGCAGTTGGGCAACTATCTCGGCGCCATCAAGGGCTGGGTTGAGCGACAGGAAGAGAAGATTAACTTCTTCTGTCTCGTGGATCTGCACGCCATCACGGTGTACCAAGACCCCGACGAACTACGCAATCAAACGCGCTCGCTGGCGGCAGTGCTTTTCGCCGCCGGACTGCACCCGGACAAGAGCACGGTATTCGTGCAGAGCCATGTTGCCGCGCACGCCGAGTCGTGCTGGGTGCTCAACTGCGTCACTCCTATGGGCTGGCTCGAGCGCATGACGCAATTCAAGGACAAGTCGTCGCGGCAGGAAAGCGTGTCCGCGGGCTTGTTCGACTACCCCGTTCTGATGGCGGGCGACATCCTGCTTTACGACTCGCACGAAGTGCCGGTCGGCGACGACCAGCGCCAGCACGTCGAACTCGCGCGCGACATCGCCATCCGCTTCAACCGCATCTACGGCGACACATTCGTCGTGCCGGAGCCGATGATCCCTGAGATCGGCGCGCGCGTGATGGGAATGAACGACCCTACGGTCAAGATGTCCAAGAGCTACGCGCACATCCGCGGGCACGCCGTCCGAATGTTGGACGAGCCGAAGGAAATCGAGCGCACAATCAAGCGCGCCGTTACCGACTCTGGTAGCGACATAGTGTTCTCTGATGACCCGGAGAAGGCAGGGGTGAACAACCTGCTCGGCATCTACAAGGTTATCACCGACAAGTCGCAGGCCGATGTGGTATCCGACTTCGCGGACGCGCGCGGCTACGGCGATCTGAAGTCGCGCGTGGCAGAAGTCGTCATAGACGCGCTCGCGCCGATTCAGCAGCGGTATTACGAATTCATGGACGATCCCGCCGAGCTGGACCGCATGCTCGCTCGCGGCGCGGAGAGCGCTGCCGCCGTTGCGACGCCCAAGATGGACGAACTAAAACGACGTGTGGGCTTCGTCCTGCCGCCACCCCAATGA
- the trpE gene encoding anthranilate synthase component I: MYYPDLEQVKSLAHKGNLIPISREINADLDTPVSAYLKVARPPYSFLLESVEGGERMARFSFIGTEPHSIIKTGYGQGHGMIDPLNPVEQELSQFKLIEVPGMMRFNGGAVGYLSYESVGYFEKLPTPETVIIDVPESVFMLTMTYLVFDHIGHTISVVSHAHLDGDVEAAYNAATARIDDLIARLRAPLDIPMPSQSAADQKLATTSNMTFEEFADMVNHVKEYIVAGDVIQTVVSQRLSRPTTADPFQIYRSLRAINPSPYMYFFEIDGFQIVGASPEMLVRVENGIVTTNPIAGTRPRGKNAQEDDANEEELRGDEKEQAEHIMLVDLGRNDIGRVSEPGTVKVNQLMDVERYSHVMHLVSRVSGKLRDGYTNFDALRACFPAGTVSGAPKIRAMEIIAELEPDKRGPYAGAVGYFDFMGNMDTAIDIRTLIIKDGIAHAQAGGGIVYDSTPDFEYRETLHKASALMRAIDDAEEVGITHQ, from the coding sequence ATGTACTACCCTGACTTGGAGCAAGTGAAATCGCTTGCTCACAAGGGGAATCTAATTCCCATATCACGCGAAATCAACGCTGACTTGGACACGCCGGTCAGCGCATATCTAAAAGTGGCGCGGCCACCCTACTCGTTCCTGCTGGAAAGCGTGGAAGGCGGCGAGCGAATGGCGCGCTTCAGCTTCATCGGCACAGAACCGCACAGCATAATCAAGACAGGTTATGGACAGGGACACGGAATGATTGACCCGCTCAACCCTGTCGAACAAGAGCTTAGCCAATTCAAACTCATCGAAGTGCCGGGCATGATGCGATTCAACGGCGGAGCGGTCGGCTACCTGTCTTACGAATCCGTCGGATACTTCGAGAAATTGCCCACGCCCGAAACCGTGATAATAGATGTGCCGGAATCGGTATTCATGCTGACGATGACATATCTCGTCTTCGACCACATCGGGCATACCATCAGCGTCGTGAGCCACGCCCATCTCGACGGCGATGTGGAGGCAGCGTACAACGCGGCGACCGCGCGCATCGACGACCTGATTGCACGGCTGCGTGCGCCGCTGGACATACCCATGCCATCGCAAAGCGCGGCTGATCAGAAGCTCGCCACCACATCCAACATGACATTCGAAGAGTTCGCCGATATGGTGAATCATGTGAAGGAATACATCGTCGCGGGAGATGTGATACAAACTGTCGTATCGCAGCGGCTATCGCGCCCGACGACAGCCGACCCCTTCCAGATTTATCGATCGTTGCGCGCGATTAATCCTTCGCCGTATATGTACTTCTTCGAGATTGACGGCTTTCAGATTGTAGGCGCGTCTCCGGAGATGCTGGTGCGCGTGGAGAACGGCATTGTAACTACGAACCCTATTGCCGGCACGCGACCGCGCGGCAAGAACGCGCAGGAAGACGATGCCAATGAAGAAGAATTGCGCGGCGATGAAAAAGAACAGGCTGAGCACATCATGCTGGTCGATTTAGGGCGCAACGACATCGGGCGCGTGAGCGAGCCGGGCACGGTGAAAGTCAACCAGCTGATGGACGTCGAGCGATACTCACACGTGATGCACTTAGTCTCGCGCGTGAGCGGCAAGCTCCGCGACGGCTACACGAACTTTGACGCGCTCCGGGCATGCTTCCCCGCAGGCACGGTTTCCGGCGCTCCTAAGATTCGCGCGATGGAGATAATAGCAGAGCTCGAGCCGGACAAGCGCGGTCCATATGCGGGCGCGGTGGGCTACTTCGACTTCATGGGCAATATGGACACTGCGATCGACATCCGCACGCTGATAATCAAAGATGGCATCGCGCACGCCCAAGCAGGCGGCGGCATCGTCTATGACAGCACACCGGACTTCGAGTACCGCGAAACACTGCATAAGGCATCTGCTCTGATGCGCGCAATCGACGACGCCGAAGAAGTCGGCATCACACATCAATAG
- a CDS encoding aminodeoxychorismate/anthranilate synthase component II produces the protein MILLIDNYDSFTYNLYQYLCELGADVDVARNDKITIAEIEEKAPEKIVISPGPCTPKEAGISNEVIQHFGDRTPTLGVCLGHQCIGDVYGGTVTGAGEIMHGKMSSIKHDGEGVFKGLPNPFDAIRYHSLAVMEADIPDDLEITAWTDTGIVMGVRHKTHPVEGIQFHPESIMTKVGHDLLRNFLEM, from the coding sequence ATGATACTCTTGATTGACAACTACGACAGTTTCACCTACAACCTGTACCAGTACCTGTGCGAACTCGGCGCGGACGTGGATGTCGCGCGCAACGACAAGATTACCATCGCGGAAATCGAAGAGAAGGCGCCGGAGAAGATTGTCATATCGCCGGGTCCTTGCACGCCGAAGGAAGCGGGCATATCAAACGAAGTCATCCAGCACTTCGGCGACCGCACACCAACGCTCGGTGTGTGCCTTGGACACCAGTGCATCGGCGATGTGTACGGCGGCACGGTAACCGGCGCCGGCGAGATTATGCACGGCAAGATGTCGAGCATCAAGCACGACGGCGAGGGCGTCTTCAAGGGACTACCTAACCCATTCGACGCGATTCGCTACCATTCGTTAGCGGTCATGGAGGCCGACATTCCCGATGACCTGGAAATCACCGCCTGGACGGACACCGGCATCGTGATGGGCGTGCGCCACAAGACGCATCCCGTAGAGGGCATACAGTTCCACCCAGAGTCTATAATGACTAAGGTTGGACACGATCTTCTGCGAAATTTCCTCGAAATGTAG
- the trpD gene encoding anthranilate phosphoribosyltransferase, producing MIREAIEAVVSGESLSLEAAAQAMNEIMSGEATPAQFGAFVTALRLKGETVDEIAGMAQVMRQHSLQVKVDGALVDTCGTGGDGSGTFNISTTAAFVAAGAGAKVAKHGNRAMSGSSGSADVLEALGANIALSPESVARCINETGFGFMFAQGFHPSMRFAAGPRREIGIRTVFNILGPLTNPAGAGAQVIGVADASMAAKMAQALSRLGSKRALVVHGNDGLDEITIAESTQVWELNEGAVSEYSISPEDLGLDKSPLSEVQVSNTAQSAQTLRDVLDGGTGAARDIVLLNAAAALLAGGQVDSLQDGIAAAAKSIDEGSANSRMEAFIALSQSLE from the coding sequence ATGATTAGAGAAGCCATTGAAGCGGTCGTGAGCGGCGAATCCCTGTCGCTGGAAGCCGCCGCGCAGGCGATGAACGAGATAATGAGCGGCGAGGCGACGCCCGCGCAGTTCGGCGCATTCGTAACAGCGCTGCGCCTCAAGGGCGAGACCGTTGACGAGATCGCCGGCATGGCTCAGGTCATGCGCCAGCACTCGCTACAGGTCAAAGTGGACGGCGCTCTGGTGGACACCTGCGGCACGGGCGGCGACGGTTCCGGCACTTTCAACATATCCACCACCGCGGCATTCGTGGCGGCTGGCGCGGGCGCGAAGGTCGCCAAGCACGGAAATCGCGCGATGTCCGGCTCATCCGGCAGCGCGGATGTGCTCGAAGCGCTGGGCGCGAATATCGCACTCAGCCCGGAATCAGTTGCGCGCTGCATCAACGAGACGGGCTTCGGCTTCATGTTCGCGCAGGGCTTTCATCCGTCAATGCGCTTCGCCGCCGGTCCGCGCCGCGAAATAGGCATTCGCACGGTGTTCAACATATTGGGACCGCTCACGAACCCGGCCGGCGCAGGCGCACAAGTCATCGGCGTCGCGGATGCGTCAATGGCGGCGAAGATGGCGCAGGCGCTGAGCAGACTCGGCAGCAAGCGTGCGTTGGTCGTACATGGCAATGACGGCTTGGACGAAATTACTATCGCGGAGTCCACACAAGTTTGGGAACTCAACGAGGGCGCCGTCAGCGAGTACTCAATCTCCCCGGAAGACTTGGGTCTCGACAAGTCGCCGCTCAGTGAAGTGCAAGTCTCCAACACCGCGCAAAGCGCACAGACGCTCCGCGACGTTCTCGACGGCGGCACGGGCGCAGCGCGAGACATCGTGCTTCTCAACGCCGCAGCCGCGCTACTCGCCGGCGGACAGGTGGATAGCCTCCAAGATGGCATCGCCGCAGCCGCCAAGTCCATAGACGAAGGCAGCGCAAATTCTCGCATGGAAGCATTCATCGCGCTTAGCCAAAGTTTGGAATAG
- the trpC gene encoding indole-3-glycerol phosphate synthase TrpC — protein MADILQKIVEVKRVEVERLKAEMPIAELEARIEAQAPPLNLAGALFGESVRIIAEVKKASPSKGLLRENFDPKSLAKIYTDNGAAAISVLTNTDHFQGSIEHLSAVHSVANPRKIPVLRKEFIFDEYQVYEARAYGADAILLIVAMLTPDRLKALMNLSRKFWMQCLVEVHDEDELKVAAAAGAEVIGINNRDLRTFTTDLAVTERLASKVPFSSVVVSESGINNREHLQRVQKAGAHAALIGEALVTAPDVGAKLGELV, from the coding sequence ATGGCAGACATACTGCAGAAAATAGTGGAAGTCAAGCGCGTCGAGGTTGAACGGCTGAAGGCGGAAATGCCTATTGCTGAACTTGAAGCAAGGATCGAGGCGCAGGCGCCGCCGCTCAATTTGGCGGGCGCACTGTTTGGCGAATCGGTGCGCATCATCGCGGAAGTGAAGAAGGCTTCGCCGTCCAAGGGGCTGCTGCGCGAGAATTTCGACCCAAAGTCGCTTGCAAAGATTTACACCGACAACGGCGCTGCCGCTATTTCCGTGCTGACTAACACCGACCACTTTCAGGGCAGCATTGAGCACCTGAGCGCCGTCCACTCGGTCGCCAACCCGCGCAAGATTCCCGTGCTGCGCAAGGAGTTCATCTTCGACGAGTATCAGGTGTACGAAGCGCGTGCCTACGGTGCGGACGCCATCCTGCTCATCGTCGCGATGCTCACTCCGGACCGCTTGAAAGCCCTGATGAACTTGAGCCGAAAATTCTGGATGCAGTGTCTGGTAGAAGTGCATGACGAAGATGAACTGAAAGTTGCGGCGGCAGCCGGCGCGGAGGTCATCGGCATCAACAATCGTGACCTTCGCACATTCACCACCGACCTGGCAGTTACCGAGCGGCTGGCGTCCAAAGTGCCGTTTAGCAGCGTGGTCGTAAGCGAGAGCGGCATCAACAACCGCGAGCATCTGCAGCGCGTACAGAAGGCGGGCGCACACGCCGCGCTCATCGGTGAGGCGCTCGTTACCGCGCCCGATGTCGGCGCCAAGTTGGGAGAATTGGTATGA
- a CDS encoding phosphoribosylanthranilate isomerase — protein sequence MTSVPEFKICGMRTLEHALAAADAGASLLGFVFVPGVRRQVSLEHAQVVIRRVRERRGAACPSIVGLFANQPLDEVNRTVSECDLDFVQLCGDEPADYWDNVDAWVMRQVKVDDSLGHDAAVSDALREVEEVAKRLHITLLDKRVSGALGGTGHTFDWQIACEIAKRHPVFLAGGLAPDNVRQAIDTVQPWGVDVSSGVETNGVKDIAKIAAFADMVKQAAHAHNDGGGAQS from the coding sequence ATGACTAGCGTGCCTGAATTCAAGATATGCGGCATGCGGACGCTGGAACACGCGCTCGCGGCTGCGGACGCCGGGGCATCGTTACTCGGTTTCGTCTTCGTGCCGGGCGTACGCCGTCAAGTGTCGCTCGAACACGCGCAAGTGGTAATCCGCCGTGTGCGTGAACGGCGCGGCGCGGCTTGCCCTAGCATTGTAGGACTGTTCGCCAATCAGCCGTTGGACGAAGTGAATCGCACTGTGAGCGAGTGCGATTTGGACTTCGTGCAACTCTGCGGCGACGAACCCGCCGACTACTGGGACAACGTGGACGCCTGGGTGATGCGGCAGGTGAAGGTTGACGATTCGCTCGGTCACGATGCGGCGGTGTCGGACGCGCTGCGCGAAGTCGAAGAGGTGGCGAAACGGCTTCACATCACCCTGTTAGACAAGCGGGTAAGCGGCGCACTCGGCGGCACCGGACACACCTTCGACTGGCAGATAGCTTGCGAGATTGCCAAGCGGCATCCCGTGTTTCTAGCCGGCGGTCTTGCGCCCGACAATGTGCGCCAAGCGATCGACACGGTGCAGCCCTGGGGCGTCGATGTTTCCAGCGGCGTTGAGACCAATGGCGTGAAAGACATTGCGAAAATCGCAGCATTCGCGGATATGGTCAAGCAAGCAGCTCATGCACACAATGATGGTGGCGGGGCACAATCATAA
- a CDS encoding SRPBCC family protein yields MAKPVPLRPHTVSIAAPRELVFQMLSHFGRGRLPGDSNESSRVIEQDGDRLMVEFVSETPVGTYTTIEEVRLYPPERITFNHLSGPLRYVSEEFTLEEVDARHTDLTHSGEFVWRDVPLYGWLGGILYIRPVFERTMVKHMAQIKQAAEARAARSRVFPRA; encoded by the coding sequence ATGGCAAAACCCGTCCCACTTCGCCCCCACACCGTCAGCATCGCCGCGCCGCGCGAACTGGTCTTTCAGATGTTGTCACACTTTGGCAGGGGCAGGCTGCCCGGCGACAGTAACGAGTCGTCGCGAGTTATCGAACAAGACGGCGACCGGCTGATGGTCGAATTCGTGTCGGAAACGCCAGTCGGCACATACACGACCATCGAAGAGGTGCGCCTCTACCCACCCGAGCGCATCACATTCAACCACCTGTCGGGACCGCTTCGATATGTGAGCGAAGAGTTCACGCTTGAGGAAGTGGACGCACGACACACTGACCTTACGCACAGCGGCGAGTTCGTATGGCGCGATGTGCCGCTATACGGCTGGCTCGGCGGCATTTTGTACATACGACCGGTGTTCGAGCGCACCATGGTCAAGCACATGGCGCAGATCAAGCAAGCCGCGGAAGCGCGTGCGGCGCGCAGTCGCGTCTTTCCGCGCGCGTAA
- a CDS encoding VOC family protein has product MTALISAIADRRIKLAFHFDHIHLKAPDPEKTANWYVKAFNFEIYNDRGVRPSGDRFIECRMQDGTIVRISGARTAEATGQGDAEVHFGLEHFGITVDDMDAELERLQALGAEIAEGPISNPGGPTIAFIKVPDDVRIELLQMPS; this is encoded by the coding sequence TTGACCGCACTGATTTCCGCAATAGCTGACAGGAGGATAAAGTTGGCTTTTCATTTTGACCACATCCATCTGAAGGCGCCGGACCCGGAGAAGACGGCGAATTGGTATGTTAAGGCGTTCAATTTCGAGATCTACAACGACCGCGGCGTGCGTCCGAGCGGCGACAGGTTCATCGAGTGCAGGATGCAAGACGGCACGATTGTCCGCATCTCAGGCGCGAGGACTGCCGAGGCGACGGGACAAGGCGACGCGGAAGTTCACTTCGGCTTGGAACATTTCGGCATCACCGTTGACGACATGGACGCGGAATTAGAGCGGCTGCAGGCGCTTGGCGCGGAAATCGCGGAAGGACCGATTTCCAACCCTGGCGGGCCGACCATCGCCTTCATCAAAGTGCCCGACGATGTGCGAATCGAACTGCTGCAGATGCCAAGTTAA
- a CDS encoding RidA family protein → MRAAAGAWRGNRGRTDFQPWRADHRLHQSARRCANRTAADAKLKRIYQIKIGANNVVRQVYFPYPNNKPVGFSPATRVGNQVFVSGQVAADENGNLVGIGDAKAQSEQCFKNVEAALTTAGAVWDDVTKITCFLVNADDYAAYAEVRNGIFPENGPASSTVIVTALVRPEMLVEIEAFAVVE, encoded by the coding sequence ATTAGAGCGGCTGCAGGCGCTTGGCGCGGAAATCGCGGAAGGACCGATTTCCAACCCTGGCGGGCCGACCATCGCCTTCATCAAAGTGCCCGACGATGTGCGAATCGAACTGCTGCAGATGCCAAGTTAAAGCGCATCTACCAAATCAAGATTGGAGCAAATAACGTGGTAAGGCAAGTCTATTTTCCGTATCCGAACAACAAGCCGGTGGGCTTTTCGCCGGCGACGCGCGTGGGCAACCAGGTCTTTGTCTCCGGACAGGTGGCGGCTGACGAAAACGGCAATCTCGTCGGCATAGGCGACGCTAAAGCGCAGTCCGAGCAGTGCTTCAAGAATGTTGAGGCTGCGCTGACCACCGCCGGAGCGGTCTGGGACGATGTAACGAAGATTACCTGCTTCCTAGTTAATGCCGACGATTACGCCGCCTACGCCGAAGTGCGAAACGGCATATTCCCGGAGAACGGCCCCGCGAGCAGCACAGTCATAGTGACGGCGTTGGTGCGCCCGGAGATGCTCGTGGAGATTGAAGCCTTCGCAGTCGTCGAGTAG
- a CDS encoding histidine triad nucleotide-binding protein, whose product MPEDCIFCMLRDGVIPSEKLYSDDDCFVIRDINPLAPTHLLVIPNRCFSQLSELEDEPDAMFASVFAAARKMAEQEGIAESGYRLIVNQGSDGGQEVAHFHMHVLGGKSLRGLGLG is encoded by the coding sequence ATGCCTGAAGACTGCATCTTTTGCATGTTACGCGATGGCGTAATTCCCAGCGAAAAGCTGTACAGCGACGACGATTGCTTCGTGATACGGGACATCAATCCGCTCGCGCCGACGCACCTGCTGGTCATCCCGAATCGGTGCTTCTCCCAGCTGTCCGAACTGGAAGACGAACCTGATGCCATGTTCGCCAGCGTGTTTGCGGCAGCGCGCAAGATGGCTGAACAAGAAGGCATCGCCGAATCGGGTTATCGCTTGATAGTCAACCAAGGCAGCGACGGCGGCCAAGAAGTGGCACACTTTCACATGCACGTTCTCGGCGGCAAGTCGCTGCGTGGTCTTGGCCTGGGTTAG
- a CDS encoding YfcE family phosphodiesterase, whose translation MLAVMSTRIVVFSDTHCNRWDEVHADIRTAVADADIAVHCGDIVRMDVVDGLRSVAKQAVVVHGNADPPDLRDTLPYVEVLEIEGVRIGVTHPAWGGPEFPLEDLLGDFEEPVDIVLFGHTHEPLNELRDGVHFLNPGQGYPSFMVAATIAVLTVDNGGFHAEIETIVPAR comes from the coding sequence ATGCTTGCCGTTATGAGTACAAGAATCGTTGTGTTTTCGGACACGCACTGCAACCGATGGGACGAAGTTCACGCCGACATACGCACCGCTGTCGCCGACGCCGACATTGCCGTGCATTGTGGCGATATTGTGCGGATGGATGTGGTTGACGGGCTGCGCAGCGTGGCGAAACAGGCAGTCGTGGTGCACGGCAATGCCGACCCGCCGGACTTACGGGACACTTTGCCTTATGTCGAAGTGTTGGAAATCGAAGGCGTGCGTATTGGCGTGACGCATCCTGCTTGGGGCGGGCCAGAGTTCCCGCTCGAAGACCTGCTCGGCGACTTCGAGGAACCGGTCGATATAGTCCTGTTCGGGCATACACATGAGCCTCTCAACGAATTGAGAGACGGCGTGCATTTTTTGAACCCGGGTCAAGGCTATCCGTCGTTCATGGTCGCTGCCACCATCGCGGTGCTTACCGTGGATAACGGTGGTTTTCATGCGGAAATCGAGACAATCGTGCCGGCGCGGTAA